The genomic segment ggtaataaagaaatataatattttatataagaagtataactatttaacgtagcaataaatataaatataagcaatgcctgatatatgaaataaagtgcaTTTTTcagctcaaagataattgtccataTAGCAGCTGCGCTACTCTATAGATACAGAGAACACCttcgacatggtccactggcctttttGTTTGAAACACTGATCAAAATGAATTTTGGCCCATTCTTTTTAGAATGGATCTACCAGTTATATAACCAACCCCAAGCTATGGTTAAGGTGAATGGGAGATATGGGGATAGGTTTGCGATTGGCAGAGGTACCCGACAGGGTTGCCTGCTCTCCCCAATATTATTTGCCTTATTTTTGGAGCCCTTTGCAACCAGGATCCGGAAGTCATCCTCCATCTTGGGGATTCAATTGGGGAACCGCAGCTTTAAATTGtcactttttgcagatgacatcctgtTTACCCTAGCATGCCCTACCCACTCTTTGACAAGGGTACAATCAGAATTAAAAGCAGCGTGTCTGGGTTCAACGTGAATCTGGAAAATCTGAGTTACTGAGTATAAATCTGTCTAACAATCTCATAACTCattaaaatatttgggaattcaCCTCAATGCAAATCTGGAGGATCTTTATAAACCTTAATTATGTTCCCCTCTCGAGAGCCACAGATAAAGATCTAGATAAGTGGTATAAAGGCCCATTTACGTGGATGGGGCGGGTCACGATCATCATAAAGAAAGTCCTACCCCGGTATCTATACCTATTTACTACACTTCCCATATTCTTGTCGTCAGCCCTTCTCTGTAAAACGCAAAAGAAAATTTTTGACTATCTTGCACAGCAGGCCTCCTAGGGTGGCCAGACGCACCTTACATCAAGATACACGGAGGTTTGGGAGTACCAGATTTCCAAGCGTAGAAAGCAGCCGCACAAATGAAAGCAGTAATAGATATGGCAAGGGTACATGCTCCCAAACAATGGGTCACTTCCATGGCAGCCGCGCCAAACATGGAAACACACATTGCTTATCCTGGTCTTTAAGGACCACATTTCAGGTTTGGGACAAATGGAAAGGCAAAGTGGCTGGGAATCACACCTTTTACTATAAAACATTTGTATAATAACAAAGTTTGCTATTGGCTATCAGAGACATTTCAAGATTGGCAACTGGCAGGCATCACCACTACAGGCCACTTACTTCAGGGAGGCGAATTATGACAATGGGGAGGAgggatagcctagtggttagagcagtggactatgaaccaggagaccaaggttcaagtcctgctgtcgctccttgtgaccttgggcaagccactttaccctccattgcctcaggtacaaaacttagattgtaagccctctggggatagagaaatacagtacctgaatgtaaaccggtgtgatgtctcgattgagatgaatgtcggcatataaaaaataaaatggtgaatgAATGGAAAAAGGGAGGTGGTGGGGATGGAGGGCAGGGAATGGGGATATTTCCCGGGGTGACGAGGAGAAGCATCACTGGGGGGGTGGCGGGGGCCCACTTGGCGGGGGCTGGGTCAGGGCCAGCGGCGATCCAGCTCCTGCCATTGCTGACAGAAGCTGGATTATCTGCTGCTGGCCCTGCACCAGCTCTGCCAAATGGGCCCCTAGGAGCCCCTCCAGTGCCTCCACCCTGCGGTCCAGCTGACCAATCAGTGCCCAGACAGCATCCAGGCGTTCCTCGATTGAGGAAGGCCTAGATGCTGTCTCTTGCTCCTGGACCGCGGATGGAGCATCACTGGAGGGCTCCTCGTCCTCGTCACGCTGGGGAATGGGCAGGGAATGGGGCGGGCCTTCTGGCTCCTCGACGGTCacggtctcctcctcctcctctgcggcGGCCATGGCCTCCTCTGCAGCCAAGTCTGAAATCAGTAATAGCAAAAGATGTTGGGGGAACAGAAAGA from the Rhinatrema bivittatum chromosome 14, aRhiBiv1.1, whole genome shotgun sequence genome contains:
- the LOC115075743 gene encoding mitochondrial fission regulator 1-like; the encoded protein is MKRARSEEEGLLALPQRRRQPADLAAEEAMAAAEEEEETVTVEEPEGPPHSLPIPQRDEDEEPSSDAPSAVQEQETASRPSSIEERLDAVWALIGQLDRRVEALEGLLGAHLAELVQGQQQIIQLLSAMAGAGSPLALTQPPPSGPPPPPQ